In the Gemmatimonadaceae bacterium genome, one interval contains:
- the atpD gene encoding F0F1 ATP synthase subunit beta gives MSATTAAPANIGKVVQVIGPVLDVEFEADKLPELYNALRVHTTSDGIEINVVVEVQQHIGRNQVRAVAMSSTDAVVRGMDVIDTGGPITVPVGEAALGRILNVLGEPVDNGAPIPDSVERWPIHRKRPDFVNLEPKTEVFETGIKVIDLISPFVKGGKIGLFGGAGVGKTVVIMELINNVQKGHGGRSVFCGVGERTREGNDLYLEMKESGVLGSTALIYGQMNEPPGARLRVGLSGLTVAEYFRDREHADVLVFIDNIFRFTQAGSEVSALLGRMPSAVGYQPTLATEMGDLQERITSTRDGSITSVQAIYVPADDITDPAPATAFAHLDATVVLSRAITELGIYPAVDPLASGSRILDPQYLGARHYKVATDVQKVLQRYKELQDIIAILGMDELSEDDKKIVGRARRIQRFMSQPFAVAEQFTGIPGKYVKLEET, from the coding sequence ATGTCTGCCACTACTGCTGCTCCCGCCAACATCGGCAAGGTCGTCCAGGTCATCGGACCGGTGCTCGACGTCGAGTTCGAAGCCGACAAGCTTCCCGAGCTCTACAACGCCCTCCGTGTGCACACCACCTCCGACGGCATCGAGATCAACGTCGTCGTCGAGGTGCAACAGCACATCGGCCGCAATCAGGTGCGCGCCGTCGCCATGTCGTCCACCGACGCCGTCGTGCGCGGCATGGACGTGATCGACACCGGCGGCCCGATCACGGTGCCGGTGGGCGAAGCGGCGCTCGGCCGCATTCTCAACGTGCTCGGCGAGCCGGTGGACAACGGCGCACCGATCCCCGACAGCGTCGAACGCTGGCCCATCCACCGCAAGCGCCCCGACTTCGTGAACCTCGAGCCCAAGACGGAAGTCTTCGAGACGGGCATCAAGGTCATCGACCTCATCTCGCCGTTCGTGAAGGGCGGCAAGATCGGCCTGTTCGGCGGCGCCGGCGTGGGCAAGACGGTCGTGATCATGGAGCTCATCAACAACGTGCAGAAGGGGCACGGCGGCCGCTCGGTGTTCTGCGGCGTGGGCGAGCGCACGCGCGAAGGCAACGATCTCTATCTCGAAATGAAGGAGTCGGGCGTGCTCGGCTCCACGGCCCTCATCTACGGCCAGATGAACGAGCCGCCGGGCGCCCGTCTGCGCGTCGGCCTCTCCGGCCTCACCGTGGCCGAGTACTTCCGCGACCGCGAGCACGCCGACGTGCTCGTGTTCATCGACAACATCTTCAGATTCACCCAGGCCGGCTCGGAGGTCTCCGCGCTGCTCGGCCGCATGCCGAGCGCCGTGGGGTATCAGCCCACGCTGGCCACCGAGATGGGCGATCTGCAGGAGCGCATCACCTCCACGCGCGACGGCTCGATCACCTCGGTGCAGGCCATCTACGTGCCCGCCGACGACATCACCGATCCGGCGCCGGCTACCGCCTTTGCCCACCTCGACGCCACGGTCGTGCTCTCGCGCGCCATCACCGAGCTGGGCATCTATCCGGCCGTGGATCCGCTGGCCTCGGGCTCGCGCATCCTCGATCCGCAGTATCTGGGCGCCCGCCACTACAAGGTGGCCACCGACGTCCAGAAGGTCCTCCAGCGCTACAAGGAGCTGCAGGACATCATCGCCATTCTCGGCATGGACGAGCTCTCGGAAGACGACAAGAAGATCGTCGGCCGCGCCCGCCGCATCCAGCGGTTCATGTCGCAGCCGTTCGCCGTGGCCGAGCAGTTCACCGGCATCCCGGGCAAGTACGTGAAGCTCGAGGAGACG
- the atpG gene encoding ATP synthase F1 subunit gamma, whose amino-acid sequence MAKGRELKGRIKSVENTRKITRTLEMVATSKMKRAQDRVHAARPYARALTDVLADLYSPDLADRFPLLRQPAHVKRAAVLLITSNRGLAGAFNANLIKEARTLIGRLEAEGVAIDMHVVGRKGAGYFRYVGRALASSRSDIGDKPTTTHAAELVDGLRAAFGAGTLDALYVVYSKFNSVMSTPAVSERILPVAPPAGRAVQRDYLLSPSADEILDQLLPAYVRNVVYRALVENEAGFQSAQRTAMKNATDNATDMLNILRRTYNRARQAQITQEIAEIVGGAAALQG is encoded by the coding sequence ATGGCCAAGGGTCGCGAGCTCAAAGGCCGCATCAAGTCGGTCGAGAACACGCGGAAGATCACCCGCACGTTGGAGATGGTGGCCACCTCCAAGATGAAGCGGGCGCAGGACCGCGTCCACGCGGCGCGCCCGTACGCCCGGGCGCTCACCGACGTGCTCGCCGACCTCTATTCACCCGATCTGGCCGACCGGTTCCCGCTGCTGCGCCAGCCGGCGCACGTGAAGCGGGCCGCCGTGCTGCTCATCACCTCCAATCGCGGCCTCGCCGGCGCCTTCAACGCCAACCTGATCAAGGAAGCCCGCACGCTCATCGGTCGGCTCGAGGCCGAGGGCGTGGCGATCGACATGCACGTCGTGGGGCGCAAGGGCGCCGGCTACTTCCGGTACGTGGGCCGCGCGCTCGCGTCCAGCCGCAGCGACATCGGCGACAAGCCCACCACCACCCACGCCGCGGAACTCGTCGACGGCCTGCGCGCCGCGTTCGGCGCCGGCACCCTCGACGCGCTCTACGTGGTCTACTCCAAGTTCAACTCGGTGATGTCCACGCCGGCGGTGAGCGAGCGGATTCTTCCCGTCGCGCCGCCCGCGGGCCGTGCCGTCCAGCGCGACTACCTGCTCTCCCCGTCGGCCGACGAGATCCTCGACCAGCTCCTGCCGGCGTACGTGCGCAACGTGGTGTATCGCGCGCTGGTGGAGAACGAGGCCGGCTTCCAGAGCGCGCAGCGCACGGCCATGAAGAACGCCACGGACAACGCCACCGACATGCTCAACATCCTCCGCCGTACCTACAACCGCGCCCGCCAGGCGCAGATCACGCAGGAGATCGCCGAGATCGTCGGCGGCGCTGCGGCTCTCCAGGGCTAG
- the atpA gene encoding F0F1 ATP synthase subunit alpha: protein MATETTLRPGEIKDILLREIEAADLRSLDVEEVGSVLEVKDGIARIYGLQKAMAGEMLEITSSETGNKITALALNLEEDNIGAVILGDYLQLREGDDVRRTARVLDVPVGPALIGRVVDALGRPIDGRGDIAATTTRKVESQAPGIIVRQPVKEPLQTGIKAIDSMIPIGRGQRELIIGDRGTGKTAIAIDTIINQKGTGVICVYVAIGQKASTVASVLERLKESGAMEYTIIVAATASDPAPMQYIAPYTGCAMAEYFMYNEGKPTLCVYDDLSKQAAAYRQLSLVLRRPPGREAYPGDVFYLHSRLLERAAKLREDEGVVDGKTILKPGGSLTALPIIETQAGDVSAYIPTNVISITDGQIFLEADLFFAGVRPAINVGISVSRVGGSAQIKAMKSVAGRLRLDLAQYRELEAFSSFASDLDAATKRQLERGARTVEVLKQGQYMPMPVEQQVMIIYAVANGFIDDVETAHIREWERGFHAYMSASHPQIGEKIRTQKALPKELEAELKSAIAAYKQTAGTGAATFTAASL, encoded by the coding sequence ATGGCTACCGAGACCACGCTCCGCCCCGGCGAGATCAAGGACATTCTGCTCCGCGAGATCGAGGCTGCTGATCTCCGCTCGCTCGATGTCGAGGAAGTCGGCTCCGTTCTCGAAGTGAAGGACGGCATCGCCCGCATCTACGGCCTCCAGAAGGCCATGGCCGGCGAGATGCTCGAGATCACCTCGTCCGAGACCGGCAACAAGATCACCGCCCTCGCGCTGAACCTCGAAGAGGACAACATCGGCGCCGTCATCCTCGGCGATTACCTGCAACTCCGCGAAGGCGACGACGTCCGCCGCACCGCCCGCGTGCTCGACGTGCCGGTGGGGCCGGCGCTCATCGGCCGCGTGGTCGACGCCCTGGGCCGCCCGATCGACGGTCGCGGCGACATCGCCGCGACCACCACCCGCAAGGTGGAGTCGCAGGCGCCCGGCATCATCGTCCGTCAGCCCGTGAAGGAGCCGCTGCAGACCGGCATCAAGGCCATCGACTCGATGATCCCCATCGGCCGCGGCCAGCGCGAGCTCATCATCGGCGACCGCGGCACCGGCAAGACCGCCATCGCCATCGACACGATCATCAATCAGAAGGGCACCGGCGTCATCTGCGTGTACGTGGCCATCGGCCAGAAGGCGTCCACGGTGGCCTCGGTGCTCGAGCGCCTCAAGGAATCGGGCGCCATGGAGTACACGATCATCGTGGCCGCGACGGCCTCCGATCCGGCCCCGATGCAGTACATCGCGCCCTACACGGGCTGCGCGATGGCCGAGTACTTCATGTACAACGAGGGCAAGCCCACGTTGTGCGTGTACGACGATCTCTCCAAGCAGGCCGCGGCCTACCGCCAGCTCTCGCTGGTGCTGCGCCGTCCGCCGGGCCGCGAAGCGTATCCGGGCGACGTGTTCTATCTCCACTCGCGCCTCCTCGAGCGCGCCGCCAAGCTGCGCGAAGACGAGGGCGTGGTGGACGGCAAGACCATCCTCAAGCCCGGTGGGTCGCTCACCGCGTTGCCGATCATCGAGACCCAGGCCGGCGACGTGTCGGCCTACATCCCCACCAACGTCATCTCGATCACCGACGGCCAGATCTTCCTCGAAGCCGACCTCTTCTTTGCCGGCGTGCGCCCCGCCATCAACGTCGGCATCTCGGTGTCGCGCGTGGGCGGCTCGGCGCAGATCAAGGCCATGAAGTCGGTGGCCGGCCGCCTGCGCCTCGACCTCGCGCAGTATCGCGAACTCGAAGCCTTCTCCTCGTTCGCGTCGGATCTCGACGCCGCCACCAAGCGGCAGCTCGAGCGCGGCGCCCGCACGGTGGAAGTGCTCAAGCAGGGGCAGTACATGCCGATGCCGGTGGAGCAGCAGGTGATGATCATCTACGCCGTGGCCAACGGCTTCATCGACGACGTCGAGACCGCGCACATCCGCGAGTGGGAGCGCGGCTTCCACGCGTACATGTCGGCCAGCCACCCGCAGATCGGCGAGAAGATCCGCACGCAGAAGGCGCTGCCCAAGGAGCTCGAAGCCGAGCTGAAGTCGGCCATCGCCGCCTACAAGCAGACGGCCGGCACCGGCGCCGCCACGTTCACCGCGGCGAGCCTCTAG